One stretch of Lytechinus variegatus isolate NC3 chromosome 17, Lvar_3.0, whole genome shotgun sequence DNA includes these proteins:
- the LOC121430884 gene encoding elongin-C translates to MADNKDCDDDKIYGGCEGPDAMYVKLVSSDGHEFIVKRDHALTSGTIKAMLSGPGQFAENETNEVHFKEIPSHVLCKVCMYFTYKVRYTNSSTEIPEFPIQAEIALELLMAANFLDC, encoded by the exons ATGGCGGATAACAAGGATTGTGACGATGACAAGATCTACGGCGGCTGTGAAGGGCCTGATGCCATGTACGTCAAACTGGTATCGTCAGACGGTCATGAATTCATTGTGAAGAGAGATCATGCACTCACATCGGGCACCATCAAAGCTATGCTGAGTGGACCAG GACAATTTGCTGAAAACGAAACAAATGAAGTACATTTCAAAGAGATCCC ATCCCACGTGTTGTGCAAGGTGTGCATGTACTTCACATACAAGGTACGCTACACCAACAGCTCCACAGAAATCCCAGAATTCCCCATCCAAGCAGAGATTGCCCTGGAACTCCTCATGGCCGCCAACTTCCTGGACTGCTAG